Below is a window of Halogeometricum rufum DNA.
CGTCGTCTTCGAGTCGCGGGAGGTGAGCGTGGTCCAGCGAGACGGTCGTGCGCGTGACCTGTTCGCTGGTTGCCTCGTCGATGTCCACGCCGGCCTCCCACGTCGCGACTCTGCGAGCGAGTTCCTCGCGTCCGACCGGTCCGCGCACGTCCGAGAGGAAGTAGAGCACGAACCGGCGCCTGCGGTTGCTGAGGATGTGGAAGATGGCGTCGAGCGACAGTTCGCCCCCGTCCAGTTGGACGGGAGGAGACAGTTCGGTCTCGGCGTCGTCGCCGTCTGTCTCGTCGGTTTCGAAGGTCATGGGTGCCCGTGAGTCCCCGCCAGACCGCAACTCTTCTCTACGTTGCAGGGGGGGAGATAAAACATCTTTTGCCGGTCGCTTGACGACCCCTCTCCGACCCACGGCGACGGTCAGGTGGCGCGCCGTTCGAAAGCGAGTTCGTCCCGGCGGACGGTGACGACGCAGTCGTCCAGTCTGAACGAGAGCGACCCCCCCGAGACGCCGGCGTTCGTGGCGTACGAGTCGACGAGCGTATCGAAAGCATCCGGGTCGATGGTCTCGTAGGCGGGTTCTAACTCGCACGTATCCACACCCAGCACGTCCGAAACCGCGAGGACGACGTCCACGAACAGTTCGCGCGCGGACGCCGGGTCGTAGCGGGCGCGATACAGTCCGGCCTGTTCGTCGTATCGGAGGTCGGTGAGCGAGCGGTAGGGTGCGGGCGTTCGGCTCTCAGGGGGTCGGTCGTCGGCCATCGTGTTCACTCGAACGTAGGATGACATTCGTACAAAAATCCGTCGTTGGAGAACGTTATATCTGACTCACAGGGCAAAGATGAAGTGTTTTTCAACTTTGGGAGCAGTTTCAGACGTGAAACGAGGCACGTTCGGCGGCGGATAGCGTGAGGAGGGAGTGACGAGTCGGACGAATACGTGAGGAGGGAGTGACGAGTCGGACGAACGTCTCAGAAGAGCGTCGCGAACTCCGCCTGCGAGACGTACGACTCGAACAACTGTTCGGCCCACTCGTACACGTCAGGGTCCGCGGACTCGACGAAGGGTGCCTGACTCCCGTCCGCACGGTGCGTCGTCATCGCCACCCGGTCGTCGAAGACGAACAGGTCGAACGGACAGTCGTCGTGGATGAGGACCTCGAGATCTCCCTCGCGGCACGCCGCCTTCGACTCGCTCGCGTAGTCGTCGAAGAGGATGTCGACGACCTGTCGGTCGAAGACGGCACGGATGGACGACCCGTCCGTGGCGTGTTCACAGCACCGTTCCACGTACACCGGAGAGACGATACCCGAGAACATCCGCAGAGAGTCGGAGTCGGCCAGCATGTCGGAGACGCGTTTGACCGCGAAGTGCGGCCGCCGGCGTCCGCACGGGGTCACCGACGCGTCCGAGAGGGGGCCGACCGGGAACGACACCTCGGTTTCGACGGCCTCGAGGAACGGCGCCAACTGCGAGGCGGTATCGAGGTCGCGGCGACACTCGGCGACGCTCCGCGTCGCGACGCGGCCGAAACTGGTGAGTTCGAACGCGTCTTCGCGCTTTCTGAGCAGTCCGAGGTCGGCGAGTCGGTTCGTCGAGCGGTGGACGGTCGAACGCGAGAAGGAGAGCCGGTCCGCTAACTGCGCCGCGGTCCGCGGACGGTCGGTGAGTGCGTCGAGTATCGGGAACCGTTTGACGACTTCGACCACGTCTTCGTCGTCCATCACTCGTGTGCCTCGTTTGTGATCACCGACGAGCGTGCGGTCAGGTCCGCTCTATCTCGGCCTCGACCGTCTCGGCGTCTATCGAGAGGTCGTGCGCGTACTGGGCGTGTTCCTGCACGAGGTGGACGACTTCGTCGTCGGTGTCTGCGCGAACCATGAAGCTACACCCGTCCTGGAAGCACTCGAACTGAGAGGGCATGGGGACGACTACTCTTCTCTCCCCCGTAAGGACTCTGGCCCTAAGGGGAGAGTGCGCGGAGCGCACTGGGCCCGGCGACACCTCGAAGGGCTTACCCCCCGCGGTCACCCAGCGTGAGTCATGACGGACGACGAGACGCGCGTCGAGTGGCGGCGGTGGGGTCCGGAGGCGTTCGAGGAGGCCGACGCGGCCGGGAAACCCGTGTTGCTGTCGCTGACGGCGACGTGGTGCGACGGCTGTCACGAGATGGACGTCGAGACGTACGGCGAACCGCGCATCGCCGCGAACGTGAACGACGACTTCGTGCCGGTCCGAGTCGACGTGGACCGCCACCCGCGCGTCCGCGAGCGCTACAACATGGGCGGGTTCCCCTCGACGGTGTTCTGCACGCCGTCGGGCGAACTCGTCACCGGGGCGATGTACCTCGGCCCCGACGGCATGCGGCAGGTGCTCGACCGGGTCCGGGAGGCGTGGACCGATCGAGGCGACGCGGCCGGCCGGGTCCCGCGCGCTCTCGCGGACGACCCGACGCCGGAGGGGCCGGTGGACACGCACATCGAGGAACACCTCGCCGGGCAACTGGACGAGAAGTACGACGACCGGTTCGCCGGGTGGGGCGACGGGACGAAGTTCCCGATGCCGCGGACGATAGAGTTCGCCCTGAAGCGGTCGCGGCGACAGGCGGTGGAGACGCTCCGGACGCTGGCGGAGACGCTGTTCGACGACGTGGAAGGCGGCTTCTTCCGCTACGCCGAGGGCCGGGACTGGTCGGACCCGCACCACGAGAAACTGCTCGACACGAACGCCGCCCTCGTGCGGGCGTTCGCCAACGGCTACCTCTACACCGGCGACGACGCCCTCCTCGACCCGGCCCGGCGGACGCAGGCCTTCCTCGCGGAACGGCTCTGGAACGGCGCGGCGTTCGGGGGGAGCGTCGGCCCCGGCGACGGAAGTAGCGTCGGCCCCGACGACGGCGAGGAGTACTACGAACTGGACGCCGACGGCCGCGCCGACCACGCGGGGCCGCGGCGGGACCTGACCGCCTACGCCGGCGCGAACGCCCTCGCGGCGGACGCCCTGCTGACGCTGACCGCGTACACCGACGACGAGTCCGCCCGCGACTACGCGGTTCGGACGCTGGACTACCTCGACAGCCGACTCGTCGACGACGACGGCGTCGTGGCGCACTTCGAGGCGGGCGAGGAGACGGGCGAGACGCTCCTCCTCGAGGACCACGCGCGGGTCGTCGCCGCGTTCGGCAGGGCGCGACAGGTGCTCGGCGACGACCGGTATCTCGACCGGGCGCGGGTCGTCGCGGACGCGACGCTCGACGAACTGCAGGCGGGCGACGGCGCCTTCAGAGACGGGCCGGCGTCGGGCGCCGGGTTGCTCGACCGGCCGCTTCGACCGCTGGACGCGAACGTGGAGATGGCCGACGCGCTCTGTGACCTCGCGGCGGTGACGGGCGAGGACGCCTACGAGGACGCCGCGCGGAACGCCGTCGGCGCGTTCGCGGGCGCGTGGGACCGCATCGGCGTCCAGGTCGCCGGGTACGGGTCGGTGGCGGCGCGACTGACCCGACCGACGCTCGTCGTCGCCGTCGGCGCGCCGGCCGGGTCGGACCTCCACCGCGCGGCCCTCCGCGTCGCCGACCACGAGAAGGTCGTCGTCCCCGACGCGCCGGCCGTCTCGGCCGACGCGGCGACGGTTCGCCTCGGCGACCGCGAACGGACCGTCACCACACCCGACCAGTTGATGACCGCCGTCTCCGACCTCACCGACGGCGCGTGAGAGCGCCGCCTCGGAGCGCAGAGCCGTGAACCGGCAGAACGTGTAAACCCCCGGTTTGTTTTTAACCGTGGGGGGTCTGTTGTGACCATGACCAGTCTGCGGGACCTCGGGTTGTCGGAGTACGAGGCGCGAGCGTACCGGTCGTTGCTGCGGACGGGTGCGACAACCGCCAAGGAGTTGTCGCGCGCCAGCGACGTGCCGATGGGCCGCATCTACGACGTGCTGAACAGTCTCGAACAGCACAGTCTCGTCCGGAGTCAGGCGGCGAGTCGCCCGAAGAAGTACGTCGCCGTCGAACCCGACACCGCGCTGGACCGTCTGCTGGAGACGAAGCGGCGGGAGTTAGAGGAGAAGGCCGAACAGTACGAGGCGGTCGTCGACGAACTCACCGACGAGTTGGAGACCGCAGAACCCGTGCAGGGGCAGTTCTGGACCGCCGCCGTCGGGATGGAGGAGTCCGTGGACCTGTTGCTCGAACGCCTCTCGGCCGCCGACAGTTCGCTCGTCATGGTCGCCGGGACGCTCTCGCCGCAGTTCGACCTGGGCCGCGTCGGCGAACTCGTCACGGACGAACTCGAAGCCGCACTGGACCGCGGCGTGGAGGTGTCCGTGCTGATGTCGCCGAAGATAGTCTCGTCGCTCCCCCGGAGCGTCGGCCAACGCTACGTCGACCGCCTGGAGAACCACCCGCGCTTCGAGGTGCGGACGACGGAACAACTGCCGGGGACGTTCAACCTCATCGACGACGTGGAGGTGTGCATCGAGGTCCCGAACCCCCTCGACCCCGGCGAACCGTTCGCGATGATAGACCTGAAGGACGCCGAGTTCGCCACCGACATCCGAGAGATGTTCGACCCGCGGTGGGCGGAGGCCAAGCCCCTCACGCTGTCGAACGTCGAAGCGGACGACTGACCGACGCCGTCGAACCGACGAGGAGAACCGCTCACGGCAGAGCGAGTCGCTCGGTCGTCGCGGCGTTCGCGCCGGCGATTGCGTCGGCGCGGTCCCGAATCGCGACCGACGACGGCGACCCGGACTACAGGTCCGCGAGTTCGTCTCTGAGTTCGCCCAGCGACGCGACCCGTTCGGCGTGGGCGTTGTGCTGGTGGATGGACTCGTCGTTCGACTGCTTCATGTGGACGACGGCGCTGTCGGCGAGGTAGTCGAACTCGTCGACGACCTGTTCGGCCATCGACCGGACGCAGTCCTCGACGAACTTCGCGTTGGCGTGCGCGTGGTAGGTCATGTGGTCCTCGTCGGGTCGTTTCGCGAGGTTGTAGATGCGTGCGGACATCGAGTCGCGGGCGATGTCCACGAGGTCGATGAGGTCCACGTCGGGCGACCCGTCCGTCTCGACGGTCAGCGTCGCGTGTCCTCGCTGGGAGTGGCCCGGTTGCGGGACCTGCTCTAGGAACTCCTCGATGGTGTCGTCGTCGACGTCGAGGTCCCGCATCACGTCGCGGGCGCGGGAGGCCGACATCCCCTGCGAACAGGGACAGACCGTCATGCCGACGACCTCGGCCCCGATCTCCTCGCGGGTGCCGTCCTCGGTGGCGACCGCGCTGGCGATGATGTTGGCCGTGCTCTGCGTCTGGAGGTCCGACGCCGGAGTGTTCTCGCGGAGGACGAGTTCCGCGGTCATCCGCACCTCGGCCTCCGAGGTGTAGTCGTGCTTGGCGAGGAGTCGCTCCGCGGTGTCACCACACATGTCCTCGACGCGATACGTCGGTTCGGCGACGGCGTCCTCGAGGATTTCGTCGATGACCTGCATGTTCCGGCTCATGTCGATCCCCTTGCGTCCGCTGGGTAAGTCGACGAACACCTCGAACTCCGCCATCAGAATCAGCGGGCGCTTGCCGTCGCGAGCGATTTTGACGAGTTTGTCCACACCCGTCACACCCACCTGGCTCAGTCCGACGGTCACGTCGGGTCTACCTGCCTGAACGTCAGGCAACTGGTGACTCATCGTGAGAAGGGTAGGATTGTGTTCGATTAATGCTTTCGCTAGGGGAACGGCGCTGGGCGGCGAAATCGCCCACGTCGCCGCGTCTGCCGGGAGGTGGTGTCGGTGTCAGGGCCAGTCGTCGCGAGTGCTCGTCTCGAACGGGTCGTCCTCCTCCGACTCGCCGGCGAGCGCCCAGCCTGCGGCCTCTGCGGCCTGTTCGAGCGGGAGATACTCCCACTCGGTCCGGTCGGCGAGATCGCGGTCCTCGTCGCTCGTCCCGACGAAGACGTGGCGGTCGGTGTCGAACTGCCGTTTCACGTTCTCCAGACTCTCCTCGACGCCGCGCGGTCCGGAGAAGAAGTCCTGACGGACGCGGTGTTTCCGAGTGAAGTTCGTGACGACGTAGGTGGGCTTGTCGCTCACCACGCCGACGTACTCCGTCCACTGCCGTGCGTCGTTGAAGACGGCGTTCGGGTCGGCGAGCGCCTTCAGCGCCGCCAACTCGAACGCCAGCGTCATGTCGGTAGAGCCGCCTCCGTCCATGCCCGAAGATGGTCGCGTCGGACGCAAAACCGCTTCGGTTCCGCGACCGAGAAACGGCCGCCTCACCGGTCGAACCGGAGCGAGAGGAGAAGACCGAGTTACGGAGAATCGAGGAGAAAGCCCCGCCGTTTAGGGCGGGGATGAATCCGACACTACCCTTCGCAATCCACCGTTCAAACGCTCGGCAGGATATTCCACGCTCAAATACATATTTTCAAGTAACTATCTCGTCATAGGTTACGTATGGCGAAACAGGTCGTCACACGCACCTACACTGCTTCCATACGGAACCAACAACGGGTGTCCGACGACCTCGACGCCCTCGGGTTCTCAGCATCAAAACTCTGGAACGTCGGGCGGTGGGTTTGCGACCGAGTGTGGTCAGAGATAGGTCACATCCCCGGTCACAACGAACTCACCTCGTACCTCAAGTCGCACGAACGCTACGATGACCTGCATTCTCAGTCAAGTCAGCGAGTTTTGCAAGAACTCGCTGAAGCGTTCAACGGCTGGTACGGCAAACGACGTAACGGAGACACGAGAGCAAACCCACCGAAGTACCGCAAACACGGCGACGACCATCCGCGAAGTACGGTCACGTTCAAAGCCGCAGGCTTCAAACTCGACACCGAGTACGAAAGAGTCCGACTCTCGAAAGGCTCGAACCTCAAGGAGTATTGGTCGGACTTCATCCTCTGCGAATATCAGATTCGCCCCGACGTTAACCTCTCCACCGTGGAAAACGTCCAACAGGTTCGAGCAGTCTGGACTGGTGACGAGTGGGAACTGCACTTCGTGTGCAAAGTTGAAATCGAGGTTGCTGAATCACCCGGTGAGAAGACCGTGGGTGTTGACCTCGGTATCAACAACTTCGCCACGCTCGCCTACGAAGACGGTCACAGTGAACTGTATCCGCTCAACTGTCTGAAGCAGGACGACTACTACTTCAGCAAGCGAATCGCTTGCTGTGACGACTCAGACTCAGAGCAGGCCACGCGACTGAATCAGAAGAAGTCGGCCCGTCGAACCCACTACTTCCACACGCTCTCGAAACACATCGTTCAGCGATGTGTTGACGAAGGGGTGGCGACGATTGCGGTTGGCGAGCTCTCCAGTATCCGCGAGGATGAGGAGAACGGCGAGTCGAAGAACTGGGGTAAGCACGGCAACCTCGACCTGCACTCGTGGGCGTTCGACCGCTTCACACAGATGCTCGAATACAAGGCCGAGATGGAAGGCATCACTGTCGAGCGGGTGTCTGAGCGCGATACGTCGAGGTCGTGTTCGTGCTGTGGGCGGAAGCGTGACGCGAACCGTGTTGAACGTGGGTTGTATGTCTGCGATGAGTGCGGTACGGTGGCGAATGCAGACGTGAACGCCGCTGAGAACATTCGACAGAAAGTATCTCCGAATCCCGCCACAGATGGCGGTGATAGGAGTAACGGCTGGTTGGCACAGCCATCGACGTACTTGTTCGATTCAGAGAGCGGATGCTTCGCACCGCGAGAACAGGCCACGTCGTAAACCACAATATCCCACCGGCGGTCGGGAATCCTCGCCCTTCAGGGCGGGGAGGATGTCAATGGAGTTCGTAGTAGCCGGTGTACCGGACCACGTCGCCGACCGAGAGTTCGGGCGCGCAGACGCCCCGCTTGGACCCGTCCACCGCCGCCGCGATGGCCGTCTGCGTCCGGTCGGACAGTTCGTCGTAGTGCCACACCCGCGCCGTCGGGTCGATGTCCTCCGCACCGGTTCTGACGACAGTCACGCCGTCCGCAGCGTCGCCGTACGTCGGTTCGCACGCAGTCCGTGACATACGATACCAAACAACACGATAGACGATAAAGATTTGGACTGCGGAAGGGGAGACGCGCGGCGAGAGTCAGCGACGAGTCGAGGGAGAAGAGAGCGAGAGAGAAGATAACGACTGCACGGAGGGGGCGACGGCGCGACTGTCGGGGAGGGCGCTTACTCGGCCGGCGCTTCCTCTTCGAGGTCCAGGTCGTCTATCTCGAACTGCTGTTGCATCAGCACGTCCTTCTGGTCGGCGACGACGCGTTCCTCGCGCATGAGCTTCTTGTACTTCGACTGCGGCGAGAGGTCACCGATGAGGACGCCGCCGACGATTTTGCCGTCCTTGAAGGCGAGGCGTCGCCACTCGCTGTCGGAGTACTTCGCCTCCGCCTCGTCGTCCCCGATGGTCGGGTGACCGAACGAGAGGAACGGGAAGTCGAAGTGGGTGATGGAGTACGAGGAGACCCAGCGGAACTCCTCGGACCCGTAGTCGACCATATTCTGCGCGGCGATGGTCCCCTGTTCCTTCGCCGACCCCCACGCGCCGTTCTGGGCGCGTTCGCCGAGGATGACGTCGTGGAACTGCGTGATGTCGCCCGCCGCGAACACGTCCTCGTGGTTCGTCCGCATGTACTCGTCGACGACGATGCCGTCGTCGCACTCGATGTCGGTGCCCTGCAGAATCTCCGTGTTGAAGTCCAGTCCGATGGCGATGCCGACGAAGTCGGCGTCGTACTCGTCACCGTTGGGGTCGACGGCCGTCGTCACCGCGCCGTCGTCGTCGACCTCGAAGTGGTCGACGCCGGAGTCGAAGACGGGTTCGACGTTCCGTTCGCGGAGTGCCTCGTGGATTATCTCGGCGCCCTCCTCCGAGAGCGCGTACCGCCACCAGCAGTTCCCGCGCATGAGGTACTTGCCCTCGACGCCCTGCGCGGCCGTGATGGCCGCGAGGTCGATGCCGAGCAGTCCGGCCCCCACGACGACGGAACTGTCGGCCTCCTCCATGTGCGAGCGAATCTTGCGGGCGTCCTGGAACGTCCAGAAGTGGTGGACGCCCTCGGCGTCGGAGTTGTCGACGGGCAGTTGGGTCGGCGTCCCCCCCACGGAGACGAGCAGTTTGTCCCACGAGAGTTCCTCGCCCTCGTGCGTCGTGATGGTGTGCCCGTCCGGGTCGACGTCGGTGACGAGGGTGTTGAGCTTCAGTTCGATGTCGCGCTCGTCGTACCACTCGGGGTCGTGGATGGAGATCGGCGCTTCGGGGAGTTTCCCCTTGGCGAACTCTTTGATGAGGATACGATTGTACAGGGCTTCACCCTCGTCGGTGACGACGGTGATGTCGGCGTCGGGTTCCTCCTCACGGAGGGTCTCAGCGGCGGAACTCCCCGCGATACCGTCGCCGATGATGACGTACGACTGGGTCATACGCGGAATCTTTGACACCGGGGTTAATGTGAATTGCTATCCTCGCTATGCGTCCGAGGAGCCCGAGACCGGCGGGGGACGACCCGGACGGCGACAGACGGGCGGTATCCCCGCTCAACGCCCTCCGACCCGGACGCCCACGCGTCGCAGGACGATACCCGGGAGGGCGAACGCCGCCGGGACGCCGACGAGGAACACCGCGACGAACGCCGCGGGACTCTCGATGTGCGGGGCGGAGACGGCGACGAAGACGCCGAACGCGAGGACGGACAGCACGGAGAGCAGACAGTAGCAGACGAGGACGAACAGGGGGTCACGCTCGGTGGGTGCCCCCGAGGCGTCGAGCCGTTCGCGTATCGTCTGCGGACGTGAGGCGGTCATCGGACGAGACGGACGCCGCGAGCGGAGATAAACGTGACCGGGTCCGCACGCCGCACTCGGCCACGTCCGCACGGCGACTCGCTCGGCGCTCAGACGGCCGCGTCAGCGGAGTCGTGCTCACAGCCGGCCCGCCAGTGTGCGCAGGCGAACCGGCGGAGGCGACGGCGCAAGCGGGTCACGGCGTCGACGCCGCCGACGGAGACGGCGAACGCCGCCGGCAGGCCGACGAACCACAGGGCCAACAGCGTCGCGACCGGCGGCACGAACGGCGCCAGTGCGCTCGCGACGACGGCGAACAGGGCGAACCCGAGGAGCGTCCCGAACGCGTCCGCGGCCGCGGTCACGGGGGCGGCGTGGCCGCGGCGCGTCGGGTCGCCGAACGTCGGTGAGCGGGCGGTACGACCGGGGGAGTGGAGTCGGCGGGTCATCGTCGTCTCACGTGTGGAGGGACGGCCGCCGACACGAAAAGTGTAATCTGAACTGAATTTTTGTAGGCGCGCTTACTGAACTGCGTTTCACCAGTTCAGCCGAGGCGTCGCCGTTCGACGGCGACGACGGCGAGTTCGTCGTCGAGCGTCACGCGCAGTTCCTCGTCGTCCAGCGGGATGTCCACGCGGACGCGCCACGGGTCGTCGTCGAGGACGGTGGTCCGGTCGCCGACGCACCACTCGAACGTCCAGTGCGGACTGTCCCGCAGGTCGACGCCGTGAGTCGCGTGGAAGCCGACGACGTCGGACTGGTCGAGGAGGCTGAGGCCGACGGGCGATCGGATGCGGTGGTCGCACTGCTCGCAGCGGTGGACCGAACAGGCGGCCACGTCGAGCGGTCCCGTCTCCTGCGACAGCGTCGTTCCCATTCGTCCGCCGCACTCCGGGCAGACGCCGTCCGCGGCGAGGCAGTGCAGGTGCCGGACGCGCTGGTCGAACGCGTGCGCGACTTCCTCGTCCGACCGGTCGGTGAGTCCGCCCGGCGGGAACGGCGCGTGCGCGTGCAGACGGCCGCAGTCCCGACAGCCGACGGAGATGTGTTCGTCGAGGTACGAGGCGGTGAGCGTGCCGCCGCAGTCGGCGCACTCGCCCGGCACCTCGAACGGTTCGACCGTCGGGTTCTCGTTGAAACTCCCCGAGAGGACGGCGCGGACCACCTTCTCGCCCGCGTGCCTGAACTCGTAGCCGTCGTCGGTCTTCGCGACGAACTGGCCGGTGAGTTTGCCGAGGTGGTAGTTGAACTGCGCGCTGTCGCGCATCCCGACCCGACGGCGGAGGTCCGAGAACGTCACCGGACGCTCCGGCGACCGCCAGAGGGCTTCGAGGATGGCGAGGCGCGTCTCGTTGCCGACGACGGCGAACGCCTCCGCGGGGGCGAGACAGTCCACACAGTCCGTGAGGAGTCCCTCGTCGCCCGCGTCTGTTTCGCTCATACCCTCCGATACCGGGTTCCGACGGCAAAAAGCCACGCACAAATTCGTTTAACTGGAATTAGGCGCTAAGTCCCCTTCCTCAAGGAGCAACGCAGGGAGCGAAGCGACTGAGTAGCGCAGTAGGGAGGGGATACAGCGCCGTCATCGTCTCACAAACACTCCGCGACGACTGGCCCACAGGCCCACGCAATCGCAACTCTTAGTTGTGTACTTTGTGTATAGTGTGTTGTGGCGACCCGCAAAAACATCTCCATCCGTGACGACCAAGAGGAGTGGATTCAGGACAACCACCTGAACCTCTCCTCGTTCGTCCAAGAGAAACTGGACGAACTCATCGAGGAACGAGAGTCATAGATGCACTACAACTACAAGTATCGACTCGACCCACCAGAAGCCCTCACCGAGACGCTTCTGCACCACATCGATACTTGTAGACAACTCTACAACCACGTCCTCTACAAACTCAACGAGGCAGACGACATTCCCGCCCGCTACGAGGTGCAGGGACGACTTCCCGACCTCAAATCGTGGTGGGACGACCTCGGAGACGTTCACTCGAAGGTATTGCAGATGGTCGTCAAGCGCGTCTACGACAACCTCTCCACGCTCAAAGCACAGAAGGAGAACGGACGCGCCGTGGGAATGCTTAAGTGGAAACCACCTCGGGAGTATCGGTCGCTCACCTACAACCAATCCGGCTTCGAACTCAAGAATACGAGTGGTCGGCCTGTCCTGTGGTTGAGCAAAATCGGTGAGATTCCGATTCACCTCCACCGAGAGATTCCCGAGAACGCGACCATCAAACAGGTCACGGTCAAGCGAGAACCCACGGGCAAATGGTTCGCCACGTTCGGTCTCGACGTGGACGAAGCCCCACCCGAGAAACCGGAGACGCCCGAGAAGGTCGTTGGCATCGACCTGGGGATTCTCAAGTACGCCCACGACACCGACGGATATGCTATCGAGAGTCCCGACTTCAGTGAGGAACGCGAGCGACTCGAATGCGCCCAACATAGCCTCTCGCGGAAGGAACACGGCTCGAACAATTGGGAGAAACAACGCAAGGTTGTGGCCGA
It encodes the following:
- a CDS encoding DUF7344 domain-containing protein, with amino-acid sequence MTFETDETDGDDAETELSPPVQLDGGELSLDAIFHILSNRRRRFVLYFLSDVRGPVGREELARRVATWEAGVDIDEATSEQVTRTTVSLDHAHLPRLEDDGVVTYDREADVVEPTDSLSKLEPYLELARPTDFD
- a CDS encoding HalOD1 output domain-containing protein — protein: MSSYVRVNTMADDRPPESRTPAPYRSLTDLRYDEQAGLYRARYDPASARELFVDVVLAVSDVLGVDTCELEPAYETIDPDAFDTLVDSYATNAGVSGGSLSFRLDDCVVTVRRDELAFERRAT
- a CDS encoding helix-turn-helix transcriptional regulator; the protein is MDDEDVVEVVKRFPILDALTDRPRTAAQLADRLSFSRSTVHRSTNRLADLGLLRKREDAFELTSFGRVATRSVAECRRDLDTASQLAPFLEAVETEVSFPVGPLSDASVTPCGRRRPHFAVKRVSDMLADSDSLRMFSGIVSPVYVERCCEHATDGSSIRAVFDRQVVDILFDDYASESKAACREGDLEVLIHDDCPFDLFVFDDRVAMTTHRADGSQAPFVESADPDVYEWAEQLFESYVSQAEFATLF
- a CDS encoding DUF1059 domain-containing protein, giving the protein MPSQFECFQDGCSFMVRADTDDEVVHLVQEHAQYAHDLSIDAETVEAEIERT
- a CDS encoding DUF255 domain-containing protein, which translates into the protein MTDDETRVEWRRWGPEAFEEADAAGKPVLLSLTATWCDGCHEMDVETYGEPRIAANVNDDFVPVRVDVDRHPRVRERYNMGGFPSTVFCTPSGELVTGAMYLGPDGMRQVLDRVREAWTDRGDAAGRVPRALADDPTPEGPVDTHIEEHLAGQLDEKYDDRFAGWGDGTKFPMPRTIEFALKRSRRQAVETLRTLAETLFDDVEGGFFRYAEGRDWSDPHHEKLLDTNAALVRAFANGYLYTGDDALLDPARRTQAFLAERLWNGAAFGGSVGPGDGSSVGPDDGEEYYELDADGRADHAGPRRDLTAYAGANALAADALLTLTAYTDDESARDYAVRTLDYLDSRLVDDDGVVAHFEAGEETGETLLLEDHARVVAAFGRARQVLGDDRYLDRARVVADATLDELQAGDGAFRDGPASGAGLLDRPLRPLDANVEMADALCDLAAVTGEDAYEDAARNAVGAFAGAWDRIGVQVAGYGSVAARLTRPTLVVAVGAPAGSDLHRAALRVADHEKVVVPDAPAVSADAATVRLGDRERTVTTPDQLMTAVSDLTDGA
- a CDS encoding TrmB family transcriptional regulator, whose translation is MTSLRDLGLSEYEARAYRSLLRTGATTAKELSRASDVPMGRIYDVLNSLEQHSLVRSQAASRPKKYVAVEPDTALDRLLETKRRELEEKAEQYEAVVDELTDELETAEPVQGQFWTAAVGMEESVDLLLERLSAADSSLVMVAGTLSPQFDLGRVGELVTDELEAALDRGVEVSVLMSPKIVSSLPRSVGQRYVDRLENHPRFEVRTTEQLPGTFNLIDDVEVCIEVPNPLDPGEPFAMIDLKDAEFATDIREMFDPRWAEAKPLTLSNVEADD
- the mptA gene encoding GTP cyclohydrolase MptA, encoding MSHQLPDVQAGRPDVTVGLSQVGVTGVDKLVKIARDGKRPLILMAEFEVFVDLPSGRKGIDMSRNMQVIDEILEDAVAEPTYRVEDMCGDTAERLLAKHDYTSEAEVRMTAELVLRENTPASDLQTQSTANIIASAVATEDGTREEIGAEVVGMTVCPCSQGMSASRARDVMRDLDVDDDTIEEFLEQVPQPGHSQRGHATLTVETDGSPDVDLIDLVDIARDSMSARIYNLAKRPDEDHMTYHAHANAKFVEDCVRSMAEQVVDEFDYLADSAVVHMKQSNDESIHQHNAHAERVASLGELRDELADL
- a CDS encoding DUF7124 domain-containing protein, encoding MDGGGSTDMTLAFELAALKALADPNAVFNDARQWTEYVGVVSDKPTYVVTNFTRKHRVRQDFFSGPRGVEESLENVKRQFDTDRHVFVGTSDEDRDLADRTEWEYLPLEQAAEAAGWALAGESEEDDPFETSTRDDWP
- a CDS encoding RNA-guided endonuclease InsQ/TnpB family protein; the encoded protein is MAKQVVTRTYTASIRNQQRVSDDLDALGFSASKLWNVGRWVCDRVWSEIGHIPGHNELTSYLKSHERYDDLHSQSSQRVLQELAEAFNGWYGKRRNGDTRANPPKYRKHGDDHPRSTVTFKAAGFKLDTEYERVRLSKGSNLKEYWSDFILCEYQIRPDVNLSTVENVQQVRAVWTGDEWELHFVCKVEIEVAESPGEKTVGVDLGINNFATLAYEDGHSELYPLNCLKQDDYYFSKRIACCDDSDSEQATRLNQKKSARRTHYFHTLSKHIVQRCVDEGVATIAVGELSSIREDEENGESKNWGKHGNLDLHSWAFDRFTQMLEYKAEMEGITVERVSERDTSRSCSCCGRKRDANRVERGLYVCDECGTVANADVNAAENIRQKVSPNPATDGGDRSNGWLAQPSTYLFDSESGCFAPREQATS
- a CDS encoding NAD(P)/FAD-dependent oxidoreductase — its product is MTQSYVIIGDGIAGSSAAETLREEEPDADITVVTDEGEALYNRILIKEFAKGKLPEAPISIHDPEWYDERDIELKLNTLVTDVDPDGHTITTHEGEELSWDKLLVSVGGTPTQLPVDNSDAEGVHHFWTFQDARKIRSHMEEADSSVVVGAGLLGIDLAAITAAQGVEGKYLMRGNCWWRYALSEEGAEIIHEALRERNVEPVFDSGVDHFEVDDDGAVTTAVDPNGDEYDADFVGIAIGLDFNTEILQGTDIECDDGIVVDEYMRTNHEDVFAAGDITQFHDVILGERAQNGAWGSAKEQGTIAAQNMVDYGSEEFRWVSSYSITHFDFPFLSFGHPTIGDDEAEAKYSDSEWRRLAFKDGKIVGGVLIGDLSPQSKYKKLMREERVVADQKDVLMQQQFEIDDLDLEEEAPAE
- a CDS encoding winged helix-turn-helix domain-containing protein — translated: MSETDAGDEGLLTDCVDCLAPAEAFAVVGNETRLAILEALWRSPERPVTFSDLRRRVGMRDSAQFNYHLGKLTGQFVAKTDDGYEFRHAGEKVVRAVLSGSFNENPTVEPFEVPGECADCGGTLTASYLDEHISVGCRDCGRLHAHAPFPPGGLTDRSDEEVAHAFDQRVRHLHCLAADGVCPECGGRMGTTLSQETGPLDVAACSVHRCEQCDHRIRSPVGLSLLDQSDVVGFHATHGVDLRDSPHWTFEWCVGDRTTVLDDDPWRVRVDIPLDDEELRVTLDDELAVVAVERRRLG